Proteins encoded in a region of the Rhizobium sp. CC-YZS058 genome:
- a CDS encoding NUDIX hydrolase, whose translation MTLPSSASPSLASSAIVEREGRYLLVRRSRPPSAAMYAFPGGRAEPGETPAETALRELKEETGLTGRDATLFASYDLPPLTIDGPTTRHFFLSVFRVVVDGDDPAVAADDAESLGWFTAAEIANLPAPDSVRDCVARLEALSA comes from the coding sequence GTGACCCTGCCTTCCTCCGCCTCGCCTTCGCTTGCCTCCTCCGCCATCGTCGAGCGCGAAGGGCGCTATCTGCTCGTGCGCCGCTCCCGTCCGCCATCCGCCGCCATGTATGCCTTTCCCGGCGGGCGGGCCGAACCGGGCGAGACGCCGGCCGAAACGGCGCTGCGCGAATTGAAGGAGGAGACCGGACTGACCGGCCGGGACGCGACCCTCTTTGCCAGCTATGACCTGCCGCCGCTGACCATCGACGGGCCGACGACGCGGCATTTCTTTCTCTCCGTCTTCCGCGTCGTCGTGGATGGCGACGACCCCGCTGTGGCCGCCGACGACGCCGAAAGCCTTGGCTGGTTTACCGCCGCCGAAATCGCCAACCTACCCGCGCCCGACAGTGTGCGCGACTGTGTTGCCCGCCTCGAGGCGCTCTCCGCATGA
- a CDS encoding tyrosine phosphatase family protein has translation MSLIVVSPLTRIAEMAVRHQCRDMLSLMADGHDFHRPGLIRPDRHKTIRLNDIAAAAEGLVEPAEVHVEAILDVARAWQRERPLLVHCWMGVSRSPAAALLVALDVAPDQDDRALVQRLRAASPFATPNPRLVEIGDARLKRGGRLIAAVKEIGRGADADGDTPFVFSAVPL, from the coding sequence ATGAGCCTGATCGTCGTTTCGCCGCTGACGCGGATCGCCGAAATGGCCGTTCGGCACCAGTGCCGCGACATGCTGAGCCTAATGGCCGACGGCCATGATTTCCACCGGCCCGGGCTTATCCGGCCTGACCGCCATAAGACGATTCGTCTCAACGACATCGCTGCCGCGGCTGAAGGACTGGTTGAGCCGGCCGAGGTCCATGTCGAGGCCATTCTGGACGTCGCGCGCGCCTGGCAGCGGGAGCGGCCCCTGCTCGTTCACTGCTGGATGGGCGTCTCCCGTTCGCCAGCCGCCGCCCTTCTCGTCGCACTCGACGTCGCGCCCGACCAGGATGACCGCGCACTGGTGCAGCGTCTGCGCGCTGCCTCGCCCTTTGCCACACCCAATCCGCGCCTGGTCGAAATCGGCGACGCCCGGCTGAAGCGCGGCGGCCGGCTGATTGCCGCGGTCAAGGAGATCGGCCGGGGAGCGGATGCGGATGGTGACACGCCCTTCGTCTTCTCCGCCGTGCCGCTGTGA
- a CDS encoding HD family hydrolase yields the protein MTARAWQRMLSGRRLDLLDPSPLDVELSDIAHGLARVARWNGQTRGDHAFSVAQHSLIVEDIVRRLYDPGPEACLLALLHDAPEYVIGDMISPFKAVVGGGYKGVEKRLEAAIHLRFGLPATMPAAIKERIKKADQVAAYFEATLLAGFTLEEGRKLFGTPRGISRETIAIDPLPTAAAQSAFSARFAALEAERAALAAVP from the coding sequence ATGACGGCGCGCGCCTGGCAACGCATGCTTTCCGGCCGCAGGCTCGACCTGCTCGACCCCTCGCCGCTCGATGTGGAACTCTCCGACATCGCGCATGGCCTTGCCCGCGTGGCCCGCTGGAACGGCCAGACTCGCGGCGACCATGCCTTTTCCGTCGCCCAGCACTCGCTGATCGTCGAGGATATCGTCCGCCGCCTCTATGACCCCGGCCCCGAGGCTTGCCTGCTGGCGCTGCTGCACGATGCGCCGGAATATGTGATCGGCGACATGATCTCGCCCTTCAAGGCGGTGGTCGGCGGCGGCTACAAAGGGGTGGAGAAACGGCTGGAGGCAGCCATTCACCTGCGCTTCGGCCTGCCCGCCACCATGCCGGCTGCCATCAAGGAGCGGATCAAGAAGGCAGATCAGGTGGCCGCCTATTTCGAGGCGACCCTGCTGGCCGGCTTCACGCTGGAAGAGGGCCGCAAGCTGTTCGGCACGCCGCGCGGGATCAGCCGCGAGACGATCGCGATCGACCCGCTGCCGACGGCGGCGGCGCAATCGGCTTTTTCGGCACGGTTTGCGGCTTTGGAGGCGGAGCGGGCGGCGCTCGCCGCCGTGCCATGA
- a CDS encoding SOS response-associated peptidase, giving the protein MCGRYALTAMPEEVAESMALAFLEAFPPRYNIAPTQPMLIVTAAERPEPGSNQPTRRPLLVRWGFLPAWAEDPKEFPLLINARAETAHDKSSFRAALRHRRVLIPASGFYEWHRPPKESGARPQAYWIRPKQGGIVSFAGLMETWASAEGSELDTAAVLTTGANATLSPIHSRMPVVIAPEDRDRWLDCKTQEPREVMDLMRPAPDDLFEAIPVSDRVNKVANSHPSLQDPIAPGASAIPAVKAALEKGAANKAAAGDQLSLF; this is encoded by the coding sequence ATGTGCGGACGCTATGCGCTGACTGCAATGCCGGAAGAGGTAGCCGAATCCATGGCGCTCGCCTTCCTCGAAGCCTTCCCGCCGCGCTACAACATCGCGCCGACGCAGCCCATGCTGATCGTCACCGCGGCCGAGCGTCCAGAGCCCGGCAGCAACCAGCCGACCCGCCGGCCGCTCCTCGTCCGCTGGGGTTTCCTGCCCGCATGGGCCGAGGATCCGAAAGAGTTTCCGCTGCTGATCAATGCCCGCGCCGAGACCGCGCATGACAAATCCTCCTTCCGCGCCGCGCTGCGCCACCGGCGCGTGCTCATCCCGGCCTCGGGATTCTACGAATGGCATCGGCCGCCGAAGGAAAGCGGCGCGCGGCCGCAGGCCTATTGGATCCGCCCGAAACAGGGCGGGATCGTCAGTTTCGCCGGTTTGATGGAAACCTGGGCGTCGGCAGAAGGGTCGGAGCTCGATACGGCAGCCGTGCTGACGACCGGAGCCAATGCCACGCTTTCGCCGATCCACTCACGCATGCCGGTGGTGATTGCTCCAGAGGATCGGGACCGGTGGCTCGACTGCAAGACGCAGGAGCCGCGCGAGGTCATGGACCTGATGCGGCCGGCACCGGACGACCTGTTCGAGGCGATCCCGGTTTCCGACCGGGTGAACAAGGTGGCCAACAGCCATCCCTCGCTCCAGGACCCGATCGCGCCAGGGGCTTCGGCAATTCCCGCCGTGAAGGCAGCGCTGGAAAAGGGAGCGGCGAACAAGGCAGCGGCGGGCGATCAGCTCTCGCTCTTCTAG
- a CDS encoding AbrB/MazE/SpoVT family DNA-binding domain-containing protein yields MTAQRHVKLVRDGTHQSIQIPADLELPGEEALIRQVGDTLVIEPVPKRPKQTLAEWLKTIEPWDEEFPDVKEGQLPLKDVEL; encoded by the coding sequence ATGACTGCGCAGCGACATGTGAAGCTCGTTCGGGATGGCACCCACCAGTCCATCCAGATTCCGGCCGACCTTGAATTGCCGGGCGAGGAAGCCCTGATCCGCCAAGTGGGCGACACGCTGGTCATCGAACCCGTGCCAAAGCGCCCGAAGCAGACCTTGGCCGAATGGCTGAAGACGATCGAGCCGTGGGACGAGGAGTTTCCCGACGTGAAAGAGGGACAACTTCCGCTGAAGGATGTCGAGCTTTGA
- a CDS encoding TIGR02301 family protein translates to MRISPLHPFQTLRVATAVLSTCLILASGPALAQKGAASAPAKATVPSQDTSAAPPPSPAAPYDDRLMRLSEILGSVAYLRSLCGASDKDAWREATQRLIDRETSAEADRKAKLTAAFNRGFRSFASVYTSCTASAALADERYRAEGATLTAEIVARFGN, encoded by the coding sequence ATGAGGATCTCCCCGCTTCACCCCTTCCAAACGCTGCGTGTCGCGACCGCAGTCCTGTCCACCTGTCTCATCCTGGCATCCGGCCCGGCACTCGCGCAGAAAGGCGCCGCCTCGGCGCCGGCCAAGGCCACTGTGCCTTCGCAGGACACATCCGCGGCCCCGCCGCCATCGCCGGCCGCACCCTATGACGACCGTCTGATGCGGCTTTCGGAGATCCTGGGCTCCGTGGCCTATCTGCGCAGCCTGTGCGGCGCATCGGACAAGGACGCCTGGCGCGAGGCCACGCAGCGCCTGATCGACCGGGAAACCAGCGCCGAAGCCGACCGAAAGGCCAAGCTTACAGCTGCCTTCAACCGCGGGTTCCGCAGCTTCGCCTCGGTCTACACCTCATGCACGGCATCGGCCGCGCTGGCGGATGAGCGCTATCGTGCCGAAGGCGCAACACTGACGGCGGAAATTGTGGCACGCTTCGGAAATTAA
- a CDS encoding folate-binding protein YgfZ, which yields MSLAALPDRALLAVTGADAEDFLQGLITTDLGALTVDEVRPGALLTPQGKILFAFLISRIDGGFRLDTTADQAPALLKRLTLYKLRAAVTLAQLAPTPVGVSAEPRPGALRDVRFETAGTPLFRLYGEDAAGDAAAYDAHRIALGIAEPGADYALQDTFPHDVLLDKNGGLSFRKGCYVGQEVVSRMQHRGTARRRVVTVEAESPLPTSGTELTAGGKTIGTLGSVLGRRGLAIVRVDKVGDALATGLPVLAGELPVTLALPAWTGLSFPTDSADEAQGG from the coding sequence ATGAGTCTTGCAGCCTTGCCCGACCGCGCGCTTCTCGCCGTCACCGGTGCCGATGCCGAGGATTTTCTACAGGGGCTGATCACCACCGATCTCGGCGCCCTCACCGTGGACGAAGTGCGGCCGGGCGCGCTGCTGACACCACAGGGCAAGATCCTCTTCGCCTTTCTCATCAGTCGCATCGATGGCGGCTTTCGGCTGGACACGACCGCCGATCAGGCACCCGCGCTCCTCAAGCGCCTGACCCTCTACAAGCTCCGAGCGGCGGTGACGCTGGCGCAGCTTGCGCCGACGCCGGTCGGCGTGAGCGCCGAGCCGAGGCCCGGCGCCCTGCGCGACGTCCGCTTCGAAACGGCCGGCACCCCGCTCTTTCGGCTCTATGGCGAAGACGCCGCGGGCGATGCGGCGGCCTATGACGCCCATCGGATCGCGCTCGGCATTGCCGAGCCGGGCGCGGATTATGCGCTGCAGGACACCTTCCCCCATGATGTGCTGCTCGACAAGAATGGCGGCCTTTCCTTCCGCAAGGGCTGCTATGTCGGGCAGGAGGTGGTGTCGCGCATGCAGCATCGCGGCACGGCGCGGCGCCGGGTGGTGACGGTGGAAGCGGAAAGCCCGCTGCCCACCTCCGGCACCGAGCTGACGGCCGGCGGCAAGACGATCGGTACGCTCGGCAGCGTGTTGGGCCGCCGCGGCCTTGCCATCGTCCGCGTCGACAAGGTGGGCGATGCGCTGGCCACCGGCCTGCCGGTTCTTGCGGGGGAGCTGCCCGTGACGCTGGCTCTGCCTGCCTGGACGGGCCTGAGCTTCCCGACGGACAGCGCGGACGAGGCGCAGGGCGGATGA
- a CDS encoding NUDIX hydrolase has product MRMVTRPSSSPPCRCDGARAMTVEIGLNAAIVSVAERSPRILVATGEDLRDALPFGPFDTARHRTFETSLRAHVEDQTALDLGYIEQLYTFGDRGRHGPETQADRHIVSVGYLALTRADPDAALRLSGAGVLWRDWYVYLPWEDWRAGRPSLIDRVILPALMRWASTGGAPITAQRRSRLRLAFGTDDFPWDEERVLERYELLYEAGLVAEAMIDRGSADASAAGEGPLQTGSGRAMQHDHRRIVATAIARLRGKIKYRPVIFELMPPEFTLTDLQATVEAISGRHLHKQNFRRLVEGAELVEPTGMSTAATGGRPAALFRFRRQILDERPAPGLKV; this is encoded by the coding sequence ATGCGGATGGTGACACGCCCTTCGTCTTCTCCGCCGTGCCGCTGTGACGGGGCGCGCGCCATGACGGTCGAGATCGGACTGAATGCCGCCATCGTTTCGGTGGCGGAGCGAAGCCCGCGCATTCTGGTCGCAACCGGGGAGGATCTGCGCGACGCCCTGCCCTTCGGACCCTTCGACACGGCCCGTCACCGCACGTTCGAGACCAGCCTGCGCGCCCATGTCGAGGATCAGACCGCGCTCGATCTCGGCTATATCGAGCAGCTTTACACCTTCGGCGATCGCGGCCGGCATGGACCGGAGACGCAGGCGGACCGGCATATCGTCTCCGTCGGCTATCTGGCGCTGACTCGCGCCGACCCTGACGCCGCGCTTCGTCTCTCCGGCGCCGGCGTGTTGTGGCGCGACTGGTATGTCTATCTGCCTTGGGAAGACTGGCGGGCCGGGCGGCCGTCTCTGATCGACCGGGTAATCTTGCCGGCGCTGATGCGCTGGGCAAGCACGGGCGGCGCGCCGATCACCGCACAACGCCGGTCCCGCCTGCGCCTCGCCTTCGGCACGGATGATTTTCCCTGGGACGAAGAGCGCGTTCTGGAGCGCTACGAGCTTCTCTACGAGGCGGGCCTCGTTGCGGAAGCCATGATCGACCGAGGCTCCGCAGATGCCTCCGCTGCCGGTGAGGGCCCCCTGCAGACCGGCAGCGGGCGCGCCATGCAGCATGATCATCGCCGGATCGTCGCCACCGCCATTGCGCGGCTGCGCGGCAAGATCAAATACCGCCCGGTCATTTTCGAGCTGATGCCGCCCGAATTCACCCTGACCGATCTGCAGGCCACGGTGGAGGCGATTTCCGGCCGCCACCTGCACAAGCAGAATTTTCGCCGGCTGGTCGAGGGGGCCGAGCTGGTAGAGCCGACGGGCATGAGCACGGCGGCCACTGGCGGTCGGCCGGCGGCCTTGTTCCGCTTCCGCCGGCAGATCCTCGACGAACGTCCCGCCCCGGGCCTCAAGGTCTGA
- the cysS gene encoding cysteine--tRNA ligase: MADAPHLMLYNTLTREKAAFQPIDAQNVRLYVCGPTVYDFAHIGNARPVIVFDVLFRLLRHLYGADHVTYVRNITDVDDKINARALRDYPSLPLNDAIRAVTEKTEKQFRADAAALGSLSPTVEPRATENIAEMIAITEALIAKGHAYVAAGEVLFDTTSMADYGALSRRNLEDQQAGARIAVDAHKRSAGDFVLWKLSSEDEPGWESPWGRGRPGWHIECSAMSHRYLGETFDIHGGGLDLIFPHHENEIAQSRCAHGTAAMARVWMHNGFLQIEGRKMSKSDGNFVTIHELLETETFGGRRWPGAVLRLAMLMTHYRQPIDFSLKRLEEAQALARRWADAKIKLVEAGAATPFVLDPGSPLLDDLNLSPVFAGMSQMAAEGLKGDGEAARSFLGLLDLLGFETIESLSQAASDLGLSLGDEEKWASVTARIAERRDHLAARNFAEADRIRDALLSEGIQLKDGKDPVTGERVTTWEIKR; this comes from the coding sequence ATGGCCGACGCGCCGCATCTGATGCTCTACAACACGCTGACCCGCGAGAAGGCGGCCTTCCAGCCGATCGATGCGCAGAATGTGCGGCTCTATGTCTGCGGGCCGACGGTCTATGACTTCGCCCATATCGGCAATGCGCGCCCGGTCATCGTCTTCGACGTGCTCTTCCGGCTGCTGCGCCATCTCTATGGTGCCGATCATGTGACCTATGTCCGCAACATCACCGACGTCGACGACAAGATCAACGCCCGGGCGCTGCGCGACTATCCGTCGCTGCCGCTCAACGATGCGATCCGCGCGGTGACGGAGAAGACCGAGAAGCAGTTTCGGGCCGATGCGGCGGCGCTCGGCAGCCTGTCGCCGACGGTCGAGCCGCGGGCGACCGAGAATATTGCCGAGATGATCGCCATCACCGAGGCACTGATCGCCAAGGGCCATGCCTATGTGGCGGCCGGCGAGGTGCTGTTCGACACCACCTCCATGGCGGATTATGGCGCGCTCTCGCGCCGCAACCTCGAGGACCAGCAGGCCGGCGCCCGCATCGCGGTCGATGCCCACAAGAGGAGTGCGGGGGATTTCGTGCTCTGGAAGCTGTCGTCCGAGGATGAGCCAGGCTGGGAAAGCCCCTGGGGCCGCGGCCGGCCCGGCTGGCATATCGAATGCTCGGCCATGAGCCACCGCTATCTCGGCGAGACCTTCGACATCCACGGCGGCGGGCTGGATCTGATCTTCCCGCATCACGAGAACGAGATCGCCCAGTCGCGCTGCGCGCACGGCACCGCGGCCATGGCACGCGTGTGGATGCACAACGGCTTCCTGCAGATCGAAGGCCGCAAAATGTCGAAATCCGACGGCAACTTCGTGACGATTCACGAGCTGCTCGAAACCGAGACCTTCGGCGGGCGGCGCTGGCCGGGCGCGGTGCTGCGCCTTGCCATGCTGATGACCCACTATCGCCAGCCGATCGACTTCAGCCTCAAGCGTCTCGAGGAAGCGCAGGCGCTCGCGCGGCGCTGGGCGGATGCCAAGATCAAGCTGGTCGAGGCCGGCGCCGCCACCCCGTTCGTGCTCGACCCCGGCAGCCCGCTCCTCGACGACCTCAATCTCTCGCCGGTCTTCGCCGGCATGAGCCAGATGGCGGCCGAAGGGCTGAAGGGCGATGGCGAGGCGGCACGCTCCTTCTTGGGCCTCCTCGACCTTCTCGGTTTCGAGACGATCGAGAGCCTGAGCCAGGCGGCTTCCGATCTCGGCTTGAGCCTTGGCGATGAGGAAAAGTGGGCGTCGGTGACCGCACGCATCGCCGAACGCCGCGACCATCTCGCCGCCCGCAACTTCGCCGAGGCCGACCGCATCCGCGACGCGCTCCTGTCGGAGGGCATCCAGCTGAAGGACGGCAAGGACCCTGTGACCGGCGAGAGGGTGACGACCTGGGAGATCAAGCGCTGA